Genomic DNA from Niabella ginsenosidivorans:
GTAACCGTATTAAAAGGAGCGCCTGTAATAGATACTGTAGCACAAACAATCAACGCACAGGTGGTTTATGGTACGGATCTTAAAAATTTGTATCCGCAGTTTACACTGGTCACTGATGCAAAGCTGGATCCCAAGATTACCGGGAAAGTTGATTTTTCAGACCTCGAACATCCTAAAGTATACACGGTTGTTTCGGGTAATCGAAAAGTAAGGAAGCCCTATACGGTTTATATAACAGTACAACCGAGATAAAAGAAGTATTTAAATAATTCAAAAATTACGGTGATGTTACACAGTATAAAAATATTCAGCAAAACAGCAATACCGGTGTTGGCAATGATAC
This window encodes:
- a CDS encoding DUF5018 domain-containing protein, with protein sequence MKTYIMALVISVIAFAGCKKDYPVDEDGLLITTRAECYVSNFELLGTDFVTVLKGAPVIDTVAQTINAQVVYGTDLKNLYPQFTLVTDAKLDPKITGKVDFSDLEHPKVYTVVSGNRKVRKPYTVYITVQPR